The Takifugu flavidus isolate HTHZ2018 chromosome 17, ASM371156v2, whole genome shotgun sequence genome contains a region encoding:
- the ppp1r16a gene encoding protein phosphatase 1 regulatory subunit 16A — protein sequence MAADHSELLAEMTTVARLSATERLKHAQKRRTQQLKAWAQMEKESARGSRAKANKKKTRTNKVKFPDAVTLLEATARNDLDEVRQLLNSGISPDLVNEDGLTALHQCCIDDFVEVVQCLLDAGACVNACDSELWTPLHAAATCGHTGLVQLLIQAGADLLAVNADGNMPYDLCEDEATLELLEIVMAEQGITQDRIDEFRGVKEAAMLADIQTLVQAGNDLNAQDDNGATLLHIASANGYLSVAELLLEHRAQVEVKDTDGWTPLHAASCWGHIQMVELLVANGASLNAKSVLDETPLDVCVDEEVRAKLMDLKHKHDAIMKSQDRQKGTLQKRVSSTGSRGKVVRRVSVNERSSLYRREHHKEAMVWQQLGRQQEPQDEDEDRQTDNELNQQATLVAGGGGMPRLLEMESADRKIVSSLGNGGASVSLASSVPGELWSGGGRLERSASYQLNPASGLGSEPSESKEGDSMTREKSHHTLADLKRQRAAAKLNKYPAPPLPSPVEEEPTVSPAEPSSSQAQAEPQLGPEEEAATSQVYFTPASGDPPLLKLRAPEEEQSNNKEPCCGLM from the exons ATGGCAGCAGATCACAGCGAACTGCTGGCTGAGATGACCACGGTCGCCCGTCTGAGCGCCACCGAACGTCTCAAGCACGCCCAGAAGCGCCGCACTCAACAGCTTAAGGCCTGGGCTCAGATGGAGAAAGAGTCAGCTCGCGGATCCAGGGCCAAAGCAAACAAGAAGAAGACACGCACCAACAAAGTTAAATTCCCCGACGCCGTCACCTTGTTGGAGGCCACTGCACGTAATGACCTGGATGAAG TGAGGCAGCTGCTCAACAGTGGCATCAGCCCAGATCTGGTGAATGAGGATGGACTGACTGCCTTAcatcag TGCTGCATTGATGACTTTGTGGAGGTGGTGCAGTGTCTGCTGGACGCTGGAGCCTGCGTGAACGCCTGCGACAGTGAGCTTTGGACACCTCTGCACGCTGCTGCCACCTGTGGGCACACTGGCCTGGTGCAGCTCCTCATTCAGGC TGGGGCCGACCTGCTGGCTGTCAATGCGGATGGCAACATGCCATATGACCTGTGTGAAGATGAGGCCACCCTTGAGTTGCTGGAGATTGTTATGGCTGAACAGG ggataACACAGGACCGCATTGACGAGTTCCGTGGGGTTAAAGAGGCAGCCATGCTGGCTGACATTCAGACTCTGGTTCAGGCTGGAAATGACTTAAATGCCCAGGATGATAATGGTGCAACATTG CTCCATATCGCATCAGCTAATGGCTACTTGTCTGTGGCtgaactgctgctggagcacagGGCTCAGGTAGAGGTGAAGGACACTGATGGCTGGACCCCTCTTcatgctgcctcctgctggggTCAT ATTCAaatggtggagctgctggtggctAATGGAGCCAGTTTAAATGCAAAGTCTGTCTTGGATGAAACTCCTCTAG atgtgtgtgttgaTGAAGAGGTCAGAGCCAAACTCATGGACCTCAAGCACAAACACGATGCGATCATGAAGAGCCAAGACCGGCAGAAGGGAACACTCCAAAAACGGGTCTCCAGCACTGGCAGCAGAGG TAAGGTGGTGCGACGCGTCAGTGTCAATGAGCGTTCTAGTCTGTACCGGCGTGAACACCACAAAGAGGCCATGGTGTGGCAGCAACTTGGCCGACAGCAGGAGCCacaggatgaggatgaggacagacagacagacaatgaGTTAAACCAGCAGGCCACACTG gttgctggtggaggaggaatgcCACGTTTATTGGAGATGgagtctgcagacaggaaaataGTGTCCAGCTTAGGTAATGGAGGTGCCTCTGTTTCACTGGCCTCCTCTGTGCCTGGAGAGCTGTGGAGTGGTGGAGGGCGTTTGGAGCGCAGCGCCTCCTACCAGCTCAACCCAGCATCTGGATTAGGCTCCGAGCCCTCCGAGAGTAAGGAGGGAGACAGTATGACTCGAGAGAAATCCCACCACACCCTGGCTGACCTGAAGCGCCAGCGAGCAGCTGCCAAGCTCAACAAATACCCAGCACCACCGCTGCCCTCGCCTGTGGAAGAAGAGCCCACTGTTTCCCCAGCAGAACCTTCGAGCTCTCAGGCCCAGGCTGAGCCCCAACTGGGGCCTGAAGAAGAGGCAGCCACAAGCCAGGTGTACTTCACCCCTGCCAGTGGAGATCCTCCACTACTGAAACTCAGAGCACCTGAAGAGGAGCAGTCCAACAACAAGGAGCCGTGTTGTGGACTCATGTAG